One window from the genome of Sporosarcina sp. 6E9 encodes:
- a CDS encoding carbonic anhydrase, which yields MTLLGEILEHNQQFVNEKEYEQYSTTKFPDKRIVILTCMDTRLTELLLKSMNLKNGDAKIIKSAGAVVTHPFGGIMRSILIAVYELQADEVFIIGHHDCGMNSIDTEHIIEDMVERGIDKSLFKTLQYSGIDMEGWLHGFEDVNESVKASVEQVRNHPLMDPKVPIHGLVINPTTGELDTIIDGYENN from the coding sequence ATGACACTTCTTGGTGAAATACTTGAACATAATCAGCAGTTTGTGAATGAAAAAGAATACGAACAGTATTCTACAACGAAATTCCCTGATAAAAGAATCGTTATTTTAACATGCATGGACACACGCCTTACGGAACTTCTACTCAAATCAATGAACCTAAAAAATGGCGACGCCAAGATCATCAAAAGTGCTGGCGCTGTAGTTACGCATCCTTTCGGTGGAATCATGCGTAGCATTCTTATTGCGGTCTATGAACTTCAAGCCGATGAAGTATTTATCATCGGACATCATGACTGCGGGATGAATTCGATTGACACTGAGCATATCATCGAAGATATGGTTGAACGTGGAATCGACAAAAGCCTTTTCAAAACCCTTCAATATTCAGGCATTGATATGGAAGGATGGCTACATGGATTCGAAGATGTAAACGAGAGTGTTAAAGCTAGTGTGGAACAGGTACGAAATCACCCATTGATGGATCCAAAAGTTCCTATTCATGGATTGGTTATTAACCCGACAACCGGTGAATTGGATACCATTATTGACGGGTATGAAAATAATTAG